TCCACAAATCCCAAGCCTGCAATCGTTTAAATTTCATTGCGGTGATTGAGTTTTTTCTGCTCTGGTTGAAATTGAATACAAAATTTGATCTGTTTTAATAACTTACCAGTTCAACGAGGCTAAGAGCAGTAGATGAAACGAATTCAGTGTTCTTTTTGCCACTCACAATCTCCAGCAATAGAACTCCGAAGCTGTAAACGTCGGACTTGTCAGAGAAAATGCCTTTCATGGCATACTCCGGAGACATATAACCGCTGCACAAAATCTTCTTCTGCAATTAGAAAACATTCACATTCGAAGAAATGCGTATACAGAGATTTTTGTGTATACTTACTAGGTTCCTACAACTCTCTTCGTCTTTGATGTGGATTCATTCTGTTCGAAAATTCTGGCCATTCCAAAATCTGATATCTTAGGATTCAAGTTTCCATCAAGTAAAATGTTGCTAGCTTTCAAATCTCTGTGTATGATTCTAACTCTAGAATACTTGTGAAGATAGAGAAGTCCTTGCGCAATCCCTTCGATTATGTTCACGCGTTGTTGCCAATCTAAATGCTTCCCTTTAGTTGAATCTGCAGTTTATTGAAATTCATATATAGCATGGTTAGCAAATTACAGGTGCAGGGGAAGGCAGAAAAGGGAGTCTTTGGATTTGAAAGGAGTTGTGGACAAACCGAAAAGAAAGGCGTCCAAGCTTGCATTCGTCAGGTACTCATAGATCAAAATCTTCTCTTCTCCTTGAATGCAACAACCAAGAATCCGAACAAGATTTCTGTGTTGAAGTTCAGCTATAAGTGTAATCTCGTTCCTTAATTCTTCTAGTCCCTGTCCCGAATTTCTGGCTAGTCTCTTTACTGCTACCTGTTGGCCATCTGGTAACACACCCTGCATTGTTATTAAAAGTCAGGTACCAATTTTCAGAAAGCTATTGTTCGATAATTCAACGTAGATTTTACCTTGTAAACTGGTCCAAAACCACCCTCTCCGAGCTTGCTGCCAGATGAGAAATTATTCGTTGCAGCTACTATTCCAGAGAAACTGAACATCTGAAACTCCTGGCCTATACTTTTGCCTAGTTTGAGCCTGTGTACATTGCCGATTCTGGTAATTTGAGATCTCAACTCATTTAATCCTTGCTCTAGGCCTGCACAGTTTCGATGAATGCAATAGTATCTAGAGTTATATGCATGCTTAATTCATAACTATGTTAGCAACTTAGCAGTAATGAAATCCTTTATGATTCTTAACAACTTACCGGTGTGTTGCATGAATCTAcgtttgattttccttatgtaGCACAAGTAACCTAAAAGTAGCACTGTCACAGAAAGTGTAATGCTTATGATAAACCATATCCACCATTTTTTCGCTACACTTCCTGCTGATccgattttttttccttcttcagtAGGAGTTCCATCTAGACCAACCACAAAATTAGCATTGTACTCGAAGAAGCTATTGAGAGACAGCGTATGAAACTCAAAACATCAAATTTAGGGCACAAATCATAGAGTAGGAAGGAAGAATGAGAAGATGCATACCTTTGCTACTATTCCTCGCTATAGTGAGGATATAAGTAAAGCCAAAGTAATCACTCTCTTCAAATTTTGCTCCTTCCATCATATACACACATCCAGTCCCATTTTCGGTATACAAACTTTCATATCCGATACAGGTGCAGTTTCTCCAGCAGACAGCATGACAATCACTAATAGCCAAGCTAGTATCATCATCAGCGTATAGGAATTTGACCGCAGCAAAATAACCTCTTATCGGCACAAACAGCTCAGAACCGTTCCTGCATTCTGTAATCTTCTCCTCTATGCACATTGCATCCGGATAATTCATGTTCAATTTGCATGGACCGGTAACTGTGCTCTCCCAAGTAGTCTTGTTTGGGGCTAAAACGGACTGCGAAATTTGCCCCTGTAAACTCAGTTCCCACCTTGAATATGTGTAAGTATTTTTCACGGAATAAGAAAAGTACTTCTCCTCTTTGCTTGAAACAAAAGTAAACTCAAACAAATCTACCCTTCTTGTCAATTCAGGGGATCCTAGAAAACTACCATTTTTCCATACACCACTAGTCCAGTACACATCCCCTCGCCGCCAGATGACCAGTTGGTTGGCGGCACCAGGATCCACGCCTAGCTTGAAAGCGCCTGGCTCAGGGACTTGATCGCTCAACCATGAAAAAAGTGTCCAATTC
This is a stretch of genomic DNA from Malus domestica chromosome 02, GDT2T_hap1. It encodes these proteins:
- the LOC103418157 gene encoding G-type lectin S-receptor-like serine/threonine-protein kinase At1g67520; the protein is MRLNVVLILKIFSCFCMQSFLSSSHAQTLDFPVLLKQGQRLADRDRNYLVSENGGLFKLGFLSPGTSSASGATSYRYLGMFYTSLPSHPDAVWLANPKTPISDSSGVFTLDSDGKLKIVYSGGEISVSDSNQTVSGNVTASFLDTGNLVLQEFASNGAFGSVLWQSYDHPTNTLLPGMKLGMNFKTGQNWTLFSWLSDQVPEPGAFKLGVDPGAANQLVIWRRGDVYWTSGVWKNGSFLGSPELTRRVDLFEFTFVSSKEEKYFSYSVKNTYTYSRWELSLQGQISQSVLAPNKTTWESTVTGPCKLNMNYPDAMCIEEKITECRNGSELFVPIRGYFAAVKFLYADDDTSLAISDCHAVCWRNCTCIGYESLYTENGTGCVYMMEGAKFEESDYFGFTYILTIARNSSKDGTPTEEGKKIGSAGSVAKKWWIWFIISITLSVTVLLLGYLCYIRKIKRRFMQHTGLEQGLNELRSQITRIGNVHRLKLGKSIGQEFQMFSFSGIVAATNNFSSGSKLGEGGFGPVYKGVLPDGQQVAVKRLARNSGQGLEELRNEITLIAELQHRNLVRILGCCIQGEEKILIYEYLTNASLDAFLFDSTKGKHLDWQQRVNIIEGIAQGLLYLHKYSRVRIIHRDLKASNILLDGNLNPKISDFGMARIFEQNESTSKTKRVVGTYGYMSPEYAMKGIFSDKSDVYSFGVLLLEIVSGKKNTEFVSSTALSLVELAWDLWKQGDTQELKDTSVDSCPEDEVLKFIHLSLLCVQEYAADRPTMAEVVSMLTSDSMFFPDPKQPAYHISRSEVGSSRPDGRRPDMGSADYVPITVMEAR